One Ostrea edulis chromosome 2, xbOstEdul1.1, whole genome shotgun sequence genomic region harbors:
- the LOC125681775 gene encoding uncharacterized protein LOC125681775, with protein sequence MMKTKYKYGSEFAETQAYAIANRENEGLTKELDAKELRDEDEDYQRYEEGNPQYNNSMKYIDAQIKRLSKIYNPDKKTVLQELRRLREDPVELYPIERMTRKQTTLKKSWKQRSLSQSSGTVQSIYSGWIVSFRICWCSERLIVLTLSSVIIDLKNHLNPSMQFITISFDTGAGMNIINFFRKWNP encoded by the exons ATGATG aaAACCAAATACAAGTATGGAAGCGAATTTGCGGAGACAcag GCTTATGCAATAGCAAATCGTGAAAACGAAGGACTTACAAAGGAACTAGATGCTAAGGAGTTGAGAGATGAGGATGAGGACTATCAA AGGTATGAAGAGGGTAATCCACAATACAATAACTCTATGAAGTACATCGATGCCCAGATAAAACGTTTGTCTAAG ATCTATAATCCAGACAAGAAAACCGTCCTACAAGAACTACGAAGACTGAGAGAGGATCCAGTGGAACTATACCCCATTGAG AGAATGACGCGGAAACAGACAACACTGAAGAAAAGCTGGAAACAACGGAGTTTGAGTCAGAGTTCAGGGACAGTACAGAGTATCTACAGTGGCTGGATCGTCAGCTTCCGTATCTGCTGGTGTAGCGAAAGGCTTATTGTTTTAACATTATCATCTGTaataatagatttaaaaaa CCATTTGAATCCCAGTATGCAGTTCATAACAATTTCTTTCGATACTGGAGCAGGGATGAATATTATCAATTTCTTCCGGAAATGGAACCCCTAA